From Synoicihabitans lomoniglobus, the proteins below share one genomic window:
- a CDS encoding Gfo/Idh/MocA family protein, which yields MPHEISTPVSRRSFIQHTMIGAAGMGLGLTAMGQRERRKLGVALIGLGGYSTGQLGPALRETKFCELRGVVTGDAAKGRRWARDYGFPESSVYHYDTMAAIADNPEIDIVYSVTPPGLHLRDVLAGAVAGKHVICEKPMAVSVEECDQMIAACEAAGVQLSLGYRLHFHPYHQQVKTFAAEQAWGGPIKMSGGFGYRMGSAWEWRVDKALAGGGQLMNTGIYVIQSALMAKGEMMPVAVTAHEPPKTRPEYFNEVEETINFTLEWADGSRLEGTSSGVQGSNDFEAVAPDHRVRMAPAYSYDRLRMELDREPQPPLDGFFQQAAQMDAFAASLLNGQQTILPGAMGRRDMQIITAIYEASRTGKRVTLT from the coding sequence ATGCCCCATGAAATTTCGACTCCGGTCTCTCGTCGCTCCTTTATCCAGCACACCATGATCGGCGCGGCCGGCATGGGTCTGGGGCTCACCGCCATGGGGCAGAGGGAGCGTCGCAAACTCGGCGTGGCACTCATCGGTCTCGGCGGTTACTCGACCGGGCAACTGGGGCCGGCGCTGCGCGAAACCAAGTTCTGTGAACTCCGCGGGGTGGTGACGGGAGATGCCGCCAAAGGCCGCCGGTGGGCGCGCGACTATGGATTTCCAGAATCGAGTGTCTACCACTACGACACCATGGCTGCGATCGCGGACAACCCGGAGATCGACATCGTTTACAGCGTCACGCCGCCGGGTTTGCACCTGCGCGATGTGTTGGCGGGAGCGGTGGCGGGCAAACACGTCATCTGTGAAAAGCCCATGGCCGTCAGCGTCGAGGAATGTGATCAGATGATCGCCGCTTGCGAGGCCGCCGGGGTGCAGCTGTCGCTGGGTTATCGCCTGCATTTTCATCCGTATCACCAGCAAGTGAAGACCTTTGCCGCCGAGCAGGCGTGGGGTGGCCCGATCAAGATGAGCGGTGGGTTCGGTTACCGTATGGGCTCGGCGTGGGAATGGCGCGTGGACAAGGCCCTCGCCGGTGGCGGCCAACTCATGAACACGGGCATCTATGTCATTCAATCGGCGCTCATGGCGAAGGGGGAGATGATGCCGGTGGCCGTCACCGCGCACGAACCGCCCAAAACGCGCCCCGAGTATTTCAACGAAGTGGAGGAGACGATTAACTTCACCCTCGAATGGGCGGACGGTTCGCGCCTCGAAGGCACCAGCAGCGGTGTGCAGGGTTCGAACGATTTCGAAGCCGTGGCACCGGATCATCGGGTTCGGATGGCCCCCGCCTATTCCTACGACCGGCTGCGCATGGAACTCGACCGTGAGCCGCAGCCACCGCTGGACGGCTTCTTCCAGCAGGCGGCGCAGATGGATGCGTTCGCCGCGTCCCTCCTCAACGGTCAGCAGACGATCCTGCCCGGCGCGATGGGACGCCGCGACATGCAGATCATTACCGCCATTTACGAAGCGTCTCGCACGGGGAAACGTGTGACGCTCACGTGA